In a single window of the Bacteroidia bacterium genome:
- a CDS encoding cation-translocating P-type ATPase, with the protein MTFNIPSHLTGLTSDEVLASQKKHGFNKINAAQKSSWVSLLLDILKEPMLLLLIAVAIIYLIVGDYGEAIFMFGAIVAVSGISFYQNNRSKKALEALEKLNEPLSTVIRNSKVIQIPTHEIAVGDLCIIEEGKMINADGKIVHSNDFSVNEASLTGETFSVFKSQETEDRNVYSGTLVVSGLAVFEVEIIGDETKLGKIGKSIQEIQEERSPLQIQITNFVKWMAVIGIVVFLMVWGYSFWKSGDWIESLLAGLTLAMSILPEEIPVAFTTFMALGAWKLMKEGIIIKRSSVVETLGSTTVICTDKTGTITENSMQLKALFDYKTNQLYEEEQLTNNSLSELIQFAMWSSEPVPFDPMEKTLHKVYEQTQKEDKRLGFQMIHEYPLEGKPPMMTHIFENENIERVIAAKGAPEAILAVSNLSEKEKDKLRQRIKDLGKQGYRLLGVAKAHFEGNHFPKKQQDFNFEFLGFTVFYDPPKQGIQEVFQHIYDAGIKVKVITGDNEDTTNAIALQAGIRNASPAVNGTEIVNHTEEELIDLSRKTTLFTRMFPEAKLKMVNAFKKDEEVVAMLGDGVNDAPALKAAHIGVAMGNKGTEIAKAAASLVIINDDLDKLVVGIAAGRRIYANIKKAIQYIISIHIPIILTVALPLFLGWIYPHIFTPVHVIFLELIMGPTCSIVYENEPMEKGTMSQKPRKMTDTFLNWKELSISIIQGLMITAGVLFAYQLTVQQGGDEETTRAMVFTTLIFANILLSLTNRSFTYSILETSKNKNKLFPIVIGATLVFLFAILYVPIFAQFFHLDSLNINELGTSFLIASVSVLWFEGYKWLKRRK; encoded by the coding sequence ATGACATTCAACATCCCTTCTCATCTCACAGGTCTCACTTCTGATGAAGTTTTAGCTTCTCAGAAAAAACACGGCTTCAACAAAATAAATGCCGCTCAAAAAAGTTCTTGGGTTTCGTTACTCTTAGATATTTTAAAAGAGCCGATGTTGCTATTGCTGATTGCCGTGGCAATTATTTACTTGATTGTGGGCGATTATGGTGAAGCTATTTTTATGTTCGGGGCTATTGTTGCCGTTTCAGGAATTTCTTTTTATCAGAATAATCGTAGTAAAAAGGCGTTGGAAGCATTGGAAAAACTCAATGAACCTTTGAGTACAGTCATCCGAAATTCAAAAGTAATCCAAATTCCAACACACGAAATTGCGGTGGGTGATTTGTGTATTATTGAAGAAGGGAAAATGATCAATGCCGATGGAAAAATTGTACACAGCAATGACTTTTCTGTCAATGAAGCATCACTTACGGGCGAAACATTTTCGGTTTTTAAAAGTCAAGAAACGGAGGATAGAAATGTATATAGCGGGACCTTGGTCGTTTCGGGTTTGGCAGTTTTTGAAGTAGAAATAATTGGCGATGAAACGAAATTAGGGAAAATCGGGAAATCCATTCAAGAAATTCAAGAAGAACGCTCTCCTTTGCAAATTCAAATCACAAACTTCGTGAAATGGATGGCTGTCATTGGTATTGTCGTTTTCTTGATGGTTTGGGGATATAGTTTTTGGAAATCCGGAGATTGGATTGAAAGTTTATTGGCAGGGCTAACCTTGGCTATGTCCATTTTACCCGAAGAAATCCCAGTTGCTTTTACCACTTTTATGGCATTGGGAGCTTGGAAATTGATGAAAGAAGGCATTATTATCAAACGAAGTAGCGTAGTAGAAACCTTGGGAAGTACAACCGTGATTTGCACCGATAAAACCGGAACAATTACCGAAAATTCGATGCAGTTAAAAGCACTTTTTGACTATAAAACCAATCAACTTTATGAAGAGGAACAATTGACGAATAATTCACTTTCTGAATTGATACAATTTGCAATGTGGAGCAGTGAACCTGTACCTTTTGACCCGATGGAAAAAACCTTGCACAAAGTGTATGAACAAACGCAAAAAGAGGACAAACGACTCGGTTTTCAAATGATACACGAATATCCGTTGGAAGGCAAACCACCGATGATGACCCACATTTTTGAAAATGAAAATATCGAACGAGTTATTGCTGCCAAAGGTGCTCCCGAAGCGATATTGGCAGTTTCTAATTTATCTGAAAAAGAAAAAGACAAGTTGCGTCAGCGTATCAAAGATTTAGGAAAACAAGGCTATCGTTTATTGGGTGTTGCCAAAGCTCATTTTGAAGGAAATCATTTCCCAAAAAAGCAGCAAGATTTCAACTTTGAATTCTTAGGATTTACTGTGTTTTATGATCCACCCAAACAAGGTATTCAAGAAGTGTTTCAACATATTTACGATGCAGGAATTAAGGTAAAAGTAATCACGGGAGATAATGAAGATACCACCAATGCAATTGCGTTGCAAGCCGGAATTAGAAATGCTTCGCCTGCCGTGAACGGTACAGAAATTGTCAATCACACTGAAGAAGAACTCATTGACCTTTCGAGAAAAACCACTTTGTTTACCCGAATGTTTCCCGAAGCCAAATTAAAAATGGTCAATGCTTTCAAGAAAGACGAAGAAGTGGTAGCGATGTTGGGCGATGGCGTAAATGATGCTCCCGCACTCAAGGCAGCACATATTGGCGTAGCGATGGGAAATAAAGGCACGGAAATAGCCAAAGCAGCGGCTTCTTTGGTGATTATCAATGATGATTTGGATAAATTGGTCGTTGGAATTGCAGCAGGAAGAAGAATTTACGCCAATATCAAAAAAGCAATTCAATACATTATTTCCATTCATATACCGATTATTCTAACAGTCGCTTTGCCTTTGTTTTTGGGATGGATATACCCGCATATTTTCACGCCTGTTCATGTTATCTTCTTGGAGCTAATTATGGGACCTACTTGTTCTATTGTATATGAAAACGAGCCGATGGAAAAAGGAACGATGAGCCAAAAACCACGGAAAATGACCGATACTTTCCTAAATTGGAAAGAATTAAGCATCAGTATCATTCAGGGATTAATGATTACCGCAGGGGTGTTATTTGCTTATCAATTGACCGTTCAGCAAGGCGGAGATGAAGAAACCACGAGAGCGATGGTTTTTACCACTTTAATTTTTGCCAACATCTTATTGAGCCTAACCAATCGCTCTTTTACCTACAGTATTTTAGAAACCTCTAAAAACAAAAACAAACTCTTCCCTATCGTTATCGGTGCAACTTTAGTTTTTCTTTTTGCAATATTGTATGTGCCTATATTTGCTCAGTTTTTCCATTTGGATAGCTTGAATATAAACGAATTAGGCACTTCGTTTTTGATTGCTAGCGTGTCTGTTTTGTGGTTTGAAGGGTATAAATGGTTGAAGAGGAGAAAATAA
- a CDS encoding TetR/AcrR family transcriptional regulator yields the protein MQEFTDRQIEIMEAATNRISKFGIQNLTIKTLAEDIGLSEPALYRHFKSKNQILWSLLEYFKTEMENRIQSIPFKTSTSEADKLRAIFNSQLQTFVNKPAIVSVIFAESIFHYEENLSNKVSEIMDMMQNYVKNNIKQGQESGQYNKLMGASTLTTILIGGMRMTVLKWKLSGHKSDLIKDGKAVLEGILKMIEKK from the coding sequence ATGCAAGAATTTACAGACAGACAAATAGAGATAATGGAAGCGGCAACCAACAGAATTTCAAAATTTGGTATTCAGAATTTGACTATAAAGACACTTGCTGAAGATATTGGACTTTCAGAACCTGCATTATACCGCCATTTCAAAAGTAAAAATCAAATTCTTTGGAGTTTATTGGAGTACTTCAAAACAGAAATGGAAAACCGTATTCAATCTATCCCATTTAAGACTTCAACAAGTGAAGCAGATAAATTAAGAGCTATTTTCAACTCTCAATTACAAACTTTCGTTAACAAACCTGCAATTGTCAGTGTTATTTTTGCCGAGAGTATTTTTCATTATGAAGAAAATCTAAGTAATAAAGTTTCTGAAATAATGGATATGATGCAGAACTACGTAAAAAACAACATCAAGCAAGGACAAGAAAGCGGACAATATAACAAATTGATGGGAGCATCTACGCTTACAACAATACTTATAGGAGGAATGAGGATGACTGTTTTAAAATGGAAATTATCGGGGCATAAATCAGACTTAATAAAAGACGGAAAAGCTGTTTTAGAAGGAATTTTAAAAATGATTGAAAAGAAATAA
- a CDS encoding heme-binding domain-containing protein has translation MKNPVKSILKKVLILLIVALALLQFYRPTKNISTEVSVNAIGLHYNVPEPVDKLLRTSCYDCHSNNTVYPWYSNVQPVALWLDDHIRDGKKHLNFDEFNTYSAERKQKKFKEIAEEIEEGEMPMTSYTLIHKNAKLSTADKKLLVDWTKEMMKK, from the coding sequence ATGAAAAATCCAGTAAAATCAATCCTTAAAAAAGTACTTATCTTGCTGATTGTCGCTTTAGCACTACTTCAATTCTACCGTCCGACAAAAAATATTTCTACAGAAGTTTCTGTTAATGCCATAGGACTGCATTATAATGTTCCAGAGCCCGTTGATAAATTGCTAAGAACCAGTTGCTATGATTGTCATTCTAACAATACCGTTTATCCTTGGTATAGCAATGTACAACCAGTAGCTTTATGGTTAGATGACCATATTCGTGATGGGAAAAAACATCTGAATTTTGATGAATTTAACACCTATTCTGCCGAAAGAAAACAGAAAAAATTCAAAGAAATAGCAGAAGAAATTGAAGAGGGCGAAATGCCAATGACTTCCTATACCTTGATACATAAAAATGCTAAACTCAGTACAGCTGATAAAAAGCTTTTGGTGGATTGGACAAAGGAAATGATGAAGAAATAA
- a CDS encoding cupin domain-containing protein → MATFDKKKIFNLELAIEYSDGGVISKQVTKSKAGNITLFSFDKGEGLSEHTTPFDAVVQLLDGEAEITIGGEVFNLVKGNSIIMPANVPHSLMATERFKMLLTMIKGE, encoded by the coding sequence ATGGCAACATTTGATAAAAAGAAGATTTTCAATCTGGAATTAGCAATCGAATACTCCGATGGTGGCGTAATCAGCAAACAAGTAACTAAAAGTAAAGCGGGAAACATCACGCTGTTTTCTTTCGATAAAGGAGAAGGGCTTTCAGAACATACAACTCCTTTTGATGCCGTTGTGCAGTTATTAGATGGCGAAGCTGAAATCACAATTGGAGGTGAAGTTTTTAACTTAGTGAAAGGCAATTCTATTATTATGCCAGCCAATGTGCCTCATTCTCTTATGGCAACCGAGCGTTTTAAAATGCTGCTGACGATGATTAAAGGCGAATAA
- a CDS encoding NYN domain-containing protein, which yields MTEDKLAVLIDADNVPYSNVKEMLEEIAKNGTPTIKRIYADWTKPTVSGWKNVLLENAITPIQQYSYTSGKNSSDSALIIDAMDILYSGKVNGFCIVSSDSDFTRLATRLREAGMTVIGFGEKKTPQPFISACNKFIYLEILKIVTADTKTTTKSIAKPKKVEHISKVDTETIRVITESVNDLADETGWAFLGSLGNHILKKKPNFDPRNYGFLKLYPLIKHIDKFEIDERETGVNNIRHIYLKQK from the coding sequence ATGACAGAAGATAAACTTGCGGTATTAATTGACGCAGACAATGTTCCTTATTCAAATGTTAAGGAAATGCTTGAGGAAATTGCAAAAAACGGGACACCGACAATTAAAAGAATTTATGCTGATTGGACTAAACCAACTGTTTCGGGCTGGAAAAATGTCCTTTTGGAAAATGCAATCACTCCAATTCAACAATACAGTTATACTAGTGGAAAAAACTCTAGTGACAGTGCTCTAATAATTGATGCAATGGATATTTTGTATTCAGGAAAAGTAAATGGTTTTTGCATTGTTTCTAGTGACAGTGACTTTACACGATTGGCGACAAGACTTAGAGAGGCAGGAATGACAGTTATTGGTTTTGGCGAAAAAAAGACACCCCAACCTTTTATTTCCGCTTGCAATAAATTTATCTATTTAGAAATCTTAAAAATAGTTACGGCTGACACGAAGACGACTACAAAATCAATTGCAAAGCCGAAAAAAGTAGAGCACATCAGTAAGGTAGATACTGAAACAATACGAGTGATTACAGAGAGTGTAAATGATTTGGCTGATGAAACAGGTTGGGCTTTCTTAGGAAGTTTAGGAAACCACATTCTTAAAAAGAAGCCGAATTTCGACCCAAGAAATTATGGATTTCTCAAATTGTATCCATTAATTAAACATATTGACAAATTTGAAATTGACGAAAGAGAAACTGGAGTAAACAACATTAGACATATATATTTAAAACAAAAATAA
- a CDS encoding CusA/CzcA family heavy metal efflux RND transporter — protein MLSKIIEFSIKNKLIIGLFVLGLIAYGSYEVKKLPIDAVPDITNNQVQVITVAPALGAPDVERLITFPIEQVNNNIPGLIELRSFSRFGLSVVTIVFDEKTDIYWARQQVTERLQQAQEQIPKGFGTPVLAPVTTGLGEIYQYTVRPKKGYENKYDAMELRTIQDWIVRRQLLGVKGVAEVSSFGGLLKQYEIAVVPEKLMAYGITINDVFNALEKNNQNTGGSYIEKGPTILFIRSEGLVGTMEDIQNIVVKNLPNGMPLLIRDVGEVRLGNAPRYGAMTYNGEQEVSGAVVMMLKGANSNVVIKDIKAQIEKIQKSLPEGVVIEPFLDRTKMVKNAISTVTKNLLEGALIVVFVLVLFLGNIRAGLLVASVIPLSMLFAIILMNTFGVSGNLMSLGALDFGLIVDGAVIIVEAVMHKLSHSKLFAKVNKLSQKEMDSEVKTSASQMMNSAVFGQIIILIVYLPIFTLQGIEGKMFKPMAQTVAFALLGAFLLSLTYIPMMSSLFLSKKISHKETLSDKMMNRLERFYQRFLVKAFRHQKKILATVIGLFVTALFVLSTLGGEFIPSLPEGDFAVETRVLPGSNLNTSVEAVSKASKIILENFPEVEQVVGKTGSSEVPTDPMPVDASDLMIILKDRSEWTSAKTYPELEAKMSKALEDVPGVAFGFQYPVAMRFNELMTGARQDVVCKIYGEDLDTLAYYASKLGQLSNGIKGTEALYVEAVTGMPQIVIKYNRPAIAQYGLSISDINRVVNTAFAGESSGMVFENERRFDLVVRLSGDKRKNLEDVQRLLIATPQGTQIPLSTVANVDIIEGPNQIQRENSQRRIIVGFNVRGRDIQSTVNELQQKVEQQIKLPSGYFVTYGGAFENLQAAKDRLAVAVPISLVLIFLLLYFAFGSVKQGLLIYTAIPLSAIGGIFALALRGIPFSVSAGIGFIALFGVAVLNGIVLIAEFNRLKSEGYTDLKRIVIMGTKTRLRPVLMTAFVASLGFLPMALSHGEGAEVQRPLATVVIGGLLLATFLTLFVLPILYIIFNRGISLKNKSIKGISVLILLFISIGANAQDKITLQQAIDTALVNNLTVKNEKLRIEYHQKLIKSNATIPATNIGGQYGQINSFYPDLSLGISQTLSFPTVYSRQKDLLTEEWKSSVLNLKIKETELKKLVTEAYFNLLYIQQKRRLLLENDSLFSEFLSKSILRFKKGESNILEKTTAENQKGQIALQLSQLEQDWEILQLQFQYLLNTTTVFVPDESEILFQNISSLENAEFISHPLVQYWKQQQNIAVANTKVEKSKLLPDITFGYNIMGMKGMGANNVEYNSSLRFHSAQIGLGIPIFSGSQKSKINASKINEQVAANEYEVNLRNLETNFAQAMKYYQKYQDAVLYFENTALKNAEILKTTANQQFLNGEINYLEWVLLMNQAISIQSDYIEAVRNRNNAVAEINYYLNK, from the coding sequence ATGCTAAGTAAAATAATAGAGTTCTCTATAAAGAACAAACTCATCATTGGTCTCTTTGTACTCGGACTGATAGCCTATGGGAGTTATGAGGTAAAAAAACTTCCGATTGATGCAGTACCTGACATCACAAATAATCAGGTACAAGTTATTACAGTAGCTCCTGCTTTGGGTGCTCCTGATGTAGAGCGATTGATTACGTTTCCCATAGAACAAGTAAATAATAATATCCCTGGACTGATTGAATTGCGGAGTTTTTCCCGGTTTGGTTTATCGGTTGTTACTATTGTATTTGATGAAAAAACGGATATTTATTGGGCAAGGCAACAAGTAACCGAACGGCTGCAACAAGCACAGGAACAAATACCTAAAGGTTTTGGAACACCCGTATTGGCACCTGTTACTACCGGATTAGGTGAAATTTATCAATATACGGTTCGTCCCAAAAAAGGCTATGAAAACAAGTACGATGCTATGGAGCTTCGTACTATTCAGGATTGGATTGTACGCAGACAGTTGCTCGGTGTAAAAGGCGTAGCCGAAGTAAGCAGTTTCGGAGGTTTACTGAAACAATATGAAATAGCTGTTGTACCCGAAAAATTAATGGCTTATGGTATCACCATCAACGATGTATTTAATGCCCTTGAAAAAAACAATCAAAATACAGGTGGTTCTTATATTGAAAAAGGTCCAACTATTTTATTTATCCGTAGTGAAGGTTTGGTTGGAACAATGGAAGATATTCAAAATATTGTTGTAAAGAATTTACCTAATGGAATGCCTCTACTCATTCGAGATGTGGGTGAAGTTCGATTAGGTAACGCGCCAAGATACGGAGCTATGACCTACAATGGAGAACAGGAAGTTTCTGGTGCAGTTGTAATGATGCTGAAAGGTGCAAACAGCAACGTGGTCATCAAAGATATTAAAGCACAAATTGAAAAAATTCAAAAATCATTGCCAGAAGGTGTTGTTATTGAACCATTCTTAGACCGAACAAAAATGGTAAAAAACGCCATAAGTACGGTTACTAAAAATCTTTTGGAAGGTGCTTTGATAGTCGTTTTTGTATTGGTTCTGTTTTTAGGAAATATTCGTGCTGGGTTATTGGTAGCATCGGTCATTCCGCTTTCGATGCTGTTTGCAATTATTCTAATGAACACTTTCGGGGTGAGTGGCAATCTAATGAGTTTGGGAGCTTTGGATTTTGGGTTGATTGTGGACGGTGCAGTAATTATTGTAGAAGCAGTAATGCACAAACTCTCGCACAGTAAACTGTTTGCAAAAGTCAATAAATTATCGCAAAAGGAAATGGACAGCGAAGTCAAAACATCGGCTTCCCAAATGATGAATAGTGCAGTTTTTGGGCAAATCATCATTTTGATAGTGTATTTGCCAATTTTCACTTTACAGGGAATTGAGGGCAAGATGTTCAAACCAATGGCACAAACGGTTGCCTTTGCATTATTGGGTGCTTTTCTGCTTTCACTTACTTATATTCCAATGATGAGTTCATTGTTTTTAAGTAAAAAGATTTCACACAAAGAAACTTTATCTGACAAAATGATGAACCGATTGGAGCGGTTTTATCAGCGGTTTTTAGTTAAGGCATTTCGTCATCAAAAAAAGATATTAGCTACAGTTATCGGCTTATTTGTAACAGCTTTGTTTGTTTTATCCACATTAGGCGGAGAGTTCATCCCTTCTCTTCCCGAAGGCGATTTTGCAGTAGAAACAAGAGTTTTGCCAGGAAGTAACCTGAACACATCGGTTGAAGCGGTTTCTAAAGCTTCTAAAATCATTTTAGAAAATTTTCCGGAAGTAGAACAAGTAGTGGGCAAAACAGGAAGTAGTGAAGTTCCTACCGACCCGATGCCAGTGGATGCTTCTGACTTAATGATTATTTTAAAAGACCGAAGCGAATGGACTTCTGCTAAAACTTATCCTGAATTGGAAGCGAAAATGAGCAAAGCATTAGAAGATGTTCCGGGAGTGGCTTTCGGTTTCCAATATCCGGTAGCAATGCGATTTAATGAATTAATGACCGGAGCAAGACAAGATGTAGTATGCAAAATTTACGGAGAAGATTTGGATACTCTGGCTTACTATGCTAGTAAATTAGGGCAATTATCTAACGGAATAAAAGGAACAGAGGCTTTGTATGTTGAAGCTGTAACAGGAATGCCACAAATTGTAATTAAATACAATCGACCTGCAATTGCCCAATACGGTTTAAGTATCAGCGATATTAATCGTGTTGTCAATACGGCTTTTGCAGGAGAAAGCAGCGGAATGGTATTTGAAAATGAGAGAAGATTTGATTTAGTAGTTCGTCTTTCAGGTGATAAAAGAAAAAATTTGGAAGATGTGCAACGGTTGCTGATAGCCACACCACAAGGTACGCAAATACCATTAAGCACTGTAGCAAATGTGGATATTATAGAAGGTCCTAATCAGATACAAAGAGAAAATTCTCAACGCAGAATTATTGTAGGCTTCAATGTTCGAGGCCGTGACATTCAAAGCACAGTAAACGAATTGCAGCAAAAAGTAGAACAACAAATTAAATTACCTTCCGGATATTTTGTAACTTATGGAGGAGCATTTGAAAATTTACAAGCTGCAAAAGATCGGTTGGCTGTTGCTGTACCTATATCCTTAGTTTTGATATTCCTACTGCTTTACTTTGCATTTGGTTCTGTTAAGCAAGGCTTACTCATTTACACTGCCATTCCACTATCTGCAATAGGTGGGATATTCGCTTTGGCTCTTCGTGGCATTCCTTTTAGCGTGAGTGCGGGAATTGGTTTTATTGCTTTATTTGGTGTAGCCGTATTGAATGGAATAGTCTTGATTGCAGAATTTAATCGTTTGAAAAGTGAAGGTTATACCGACTTAAAACGCATTGTGATTATGGGAACAAAAACCCGTTTACGTCCGGTACTAATGACAGCGTTTGTAGCTTCATTAGGTTTCTTGCCAATGGCATTAAGCCACGGAGAAGGTGCAGAAGTGCAAAGACCGTTGGCTACTGTTGTTATCGGTGGTTTACTGCTTGCTACATTTCTAACCTTGTTTGTTCTTCCGATTTTGTACATCATTTTTAATAGAGGTATTTCATTGAAAAATAAATCAATAAAAGGAATATCTGTTTTGATATTGCTATTTATTTCAATCGGAGCTAATGCACAAGATAAAATCACCCTTCAACAAGCTATTGATACCGCTTTAGTCAATAATCTTACCGTTAAAAATGAAAAATTGCGAATAGAGTATCATCAAAAACTCATCAAATCCAATGCGACTATTCCTGCTACAAACATTGGCGGACAATACGGACAAATCAATAGTTTCTATCCTGATTTGAGTTTAGGTATTTCACAAACACTCAGTTTTCCAACTGTTTATTCAAGACAAAAAGATTTGCTGACTGAAGAATGGAAAAGCAGTGTTTTGAATTTAAAAATAAAAGAAACTGAATTAAAAAAATTAGTTACAGAGGCTTATTTCAATCTGCTTTATATTCAACAAAAGAGAAGGTTGTTACTGGAAAATGACAGCTTGTTTTCAGAATTTCTAAGTAAATCCATTCTTCGATTTAAAAAAGGAGAAAGCAATATTTTAGAAAAAACAACAGCCGAAAATCAAAAAGGACAAATTGCACTTCAACTTTCACAATTAGAACAAGATTGGGAAATCCTACAATTGCAGTTTCAGTATCTACTCAACACAACTACAGTTTTTGTTCCTGATGAAAGTGAAATCTTGTTTCAAAATATATCTTCATTGGAAAACGCAGAGTTTATTTCTCATCCTTTAGTTCAGTATTGGAAACAACAACAAAACATCGCTGTTGCCAATACAAAAGTTGAAAAATCAAAACTGTTACCAGACATTACTTTTGGCTATAATATAATGGGAATGAAAGGTATGGGTGCAAACAATGTGGAATACAACAGTAGTCTTCGTTTTCATTCGGCTCAGATTGGTTTGGGTATTCCTATTTTTAGCGGTAGTCAAAAATCAAAAATAAATGCTTCAAAAATAAATGAACAAGTAGCCGCCAATGAATACGAAGTGAATTTGAGAAATCTCGAAACAAATTTTGCACAAGCAATGAAGTACTATCAAAAGTATCAAGATGCTGTTTTATATTTTGAAAATACGGCTTTAAAAAATGCTGAAATACTTAAAACGACCGCTAATCAGCAATTTTTAAATGGTGAAATCAATTATTTAGAATGGGTGTTGCTAATGAACCAAGCGATAAGTATTCAAAGCGATTATATTGAAGCCGTACGAAACAGAAATAATGCCGTAGCAGAAATTAATTATTATCTAAATAAATAG
- a CDS encoding efflux RND transporter periplasmic adaptor subunit: MKNLIIIINIFLLFTACTNKQTSEEQVNVPTQENVASLTDAQYKNAGIEIGKIEMKNVFSVLKLNGKIDVPPQNIVSVSVPLGGYLKSTKLLPGMHISKGEVIAVMEDPQYIQLQQDYLTAKAQFAYNESEYLRQKELNESKAVSDKVFEQTRTTYQTQNILIKSLEQKLKLIGLNPNTVTANTITKSINIYSPINGFVSAVNVNIGKYVTPSDVLFELVNPNDIHLALTVFDKDVNKLAIGQKVIAFSNSNPDKKYECEIILISKNLSNDNATQVHCYFKEYDKTLLPGMFMNAIIELSGGNATVLPDDAIVRFENKNYVFIEKGNRQFEMTEVQIGNAENGFTEIMSAEKLANKNIVVKGAYHLLMVLKNADEE; encoded by the coding sequence ATGAAGAACTTAATTATCATCATAAATATATTTTTATTGTTTACCGCTTGTACCAATAAACAAACAAGCGAAGAACAAGTAAATGTACCAACACAAGAAAATGTTGCCAGTCTTACCGATGCACAATATAAAAATGCCGGAATTGAAATTGGTAAAATAGAAATGAAAAATGTTTTTTCTGTTTTAAAATTGAACGGGAAAATTGATGTTCCGCCCCAAAACATAGTGTCTGTCAGTGTGCCGTTGGGTGGTTATCTGAAATCCACAAAATTATTACCCGGTATGCACATTAGCAAAGGAGAAGTAATTGCTGTAATGGAAGATCCTCAATACATTCAATTACAACAAGATTATTTAACTGCCAAAGCCCAATTTGCATACAATGAAAGTGAATATTTGCGTCAAAAAGAACTCAACGAAAGTAAAGCAGTAAGTGATAAAGTATTTGAGCAGACAAGAACAACTTATCAAACACAAAATATATTGATAAAATCATTGGAACAAAAGTTGAAATTAATCGGATTAAATCCAAATACTGTTACTGCCAATACGATTACAAAAAGCATCAACATCTATTCGCCTATCAATGGCTTTGTTTCTGCCGTAAATGTGAATATCGGTAAATATGTAACCCCAAGCGATGTACTGTTTGAGTTAGTCAATCCAAATGACATTCATTTGGCATTAACCGTGTTTGATAAAGATGTAAACAAATTGGCTATCGGACAAAAAGTGATTGCGTTTTCCAACAGTAATCCCGATAAAAAATATGAATGTGAAATCATATTAATCAGCAAAAACCTAAGCAACGACAACGCTACACAGGTACATTGCTACTTTAAAGAATACGACAAAACTTTATTGCCTGGGATGTTTATGAATGCAATAATTGAATTGTCAGGTGGCAATGCAACTGTTTTACCCGATGATGCCATTGTTCGTTTTGAAAATAAAAACTATGTGTTTATCGAAAAAGGAAACAGACAGTTTGAAATGACGGAAGTACAAATCGGCAATGCAGAAAATGGGTTTACAGAAATTATGTCTGCTGAAAAATTAGCCAATAAAAACATCGTTGTTAAAGGTGCATATCATCTTTTGATGGTGTTGAAAAATGCAGATGAAGAATAA